From the genome of Vicia villosa cultivar HV-30 ecotype Madison, WI linkage group LG2, Vvil1.0, whole genome shotgun sequence, one region includes:
- the LOC131651165 gene encoding uncharacterized protein LOC131651165: protein MWKTLASYIRSRRQICLTVASSGIASLLLPGGRTTHSKFKIPIPTLESSTCDINKGSDRGDMLKLSKLIIWDEAPMCHKFCFEALDKTLRDIMGGTRSSDKIFGGKVIVFGGDFRQILPVIPRGSRSDIIHATINSSYIWDHCKVLKLTKNMRLQQSGTTTSASELERFSNWILKVGDGKLAEPNDGYADIDIPADILISNFDDPLRAIFENTYPNFEAKFNNVAFLQSRAILDGTIETVDEINHYVLDNLPGDEKEYLSSDSVDTHDGDGNECFDVLTPEFLNGLRTSGLPNHRIRLKVNTPIMLLRNIDQAEGLCNGTRLIVTRLADHVIEAKIISGKNIGGIIYIARMDITPTQTPWPFRMTRRQFPITVCYAMTINKSQGQSLDHVGIYLPRSVFSHGQLYVAVSRVKSRKGLKILIHDKEKLPLTTTTNVVFKEVFENV from the exons ACACTTGAATCTTCGACATGCGACATTAACAAGGGTAGTGACAGGGGTGACATGCTAAAACTATCAAAATTGATTATTTGGGATGAAGCTCCCATGTGTCACAAATTTTGTTTTGAAGCTTTGGATAAAACACTCAGAGATATCATGGGTGGAACCAGGTCATCTGATAAAATATTTGGTGGGAAGGTAATTGTGTTTGGTGGGGATTTCAGACAGATTCTACCGGTTATTCCAAGAGGCAGCCGTTCAGATATAATTCATGCAACTATCAATTCATCATACATTTGGGATCATTGTAAGGTTTTGAAACTTACAAAAAACATGAGGCTTCAGCAATCTGGGACGACCACATCAGCATCCGAGTTAGAACGGTTTTCAAATTGGATATTAAAAGTTGGAGATGGAAAACTAGCAGAACCTAACGATGGCTATGCTGATATTGATATCCCAGCAGATATTTTGATATCTAATTTTGATGATCCCCTTCGAGCCATATTCGAAAACACTTATCCAAATTTTGAAGCTAAATTCAATAATGTAGCTTTTCTGCAGTCAAGGGCAATATTGGATGGAACAATTGAGACAGTAGATGAAATAAATCACTATGTATtagacaatcttccag GGGATGAAAAGGAATACCTAAGCTCTGATTCAGTCGACACGCATGATGGTGATGGCAatgaatgttttgatgttttaacTCCTGAGTTTCTGAATGGATTGAGAACGTCGGGACTTCCTAATCATAGGATCAGATTGAAAGTAAATACTCCAATCATGCTGCTCAGGAATATTGATCAAGCAGAAGGCTTATGCAATGGAACACGTCTAATCGTTACAAGATTGGCTGATCATGTTATCGAAGCTAAAATCATTTCAGGCAAGAACATCGGCGGTATCATTTATATTGCACGAATGGACATTACTCCAACGCAGACGCCATGGCCATTCAGGATGACACGAAGACAGTTTCCTATAACGGTCTGTTATGCTATGACTATTAATAAATCTCAAGGTCAGTCTTTGGATCATGTTGGCATATATTTGCCGAGGAGCGTATTCAGCCATGGCCAGTTATATGTTGCAGTTTCAAGAGTAAAGAGCAGAAAAGGCCTTAAAATCTTGATCCATGATAAGGAGAAACTTCCATTGACCACCACAACAAATGTTGTCTTCAAAGAAGTGTTTGAAAATGTGTAG